A DNA window from Hevea brasiliensis isolate MT/VB/25A 57/8 chromosome 2, ASM3005281v1, whole genome shotgun sequence contains the following coding sequences:
- the LOC110636722 gene encoding uncharacterized protein LOC110636722 codes for MEGLIPLVYKAIKNNKTRQQYECLSSGSALGYNPADFHNEAEVFLKAAASNEKGNIAGKKLHRRFSSVEDFTVTHVSPPRKQLVRFRSHRMFSCVTGA; via the coding sequence ATGGAGGGCCTCATTCCTTTGGTGTACAAGGCAATAAAGAACAACAAAACCCGCCAGCAATACGAGTGTCTGTCTTCTGGTTCTGCTCTTGGTTACAACCCTGCGGATTTTCATAATGAAGCTGAGGTATTCCTCAAAGCTGCAGCTTCAAACGAGAAAGGGAATATTGCAGGGAAAAAACTCCACAGGCGATTCAGTTCTGTAGAAGATTTCACGGTGACCCATGTTTCTCCTCCTCGGAAGCAGCTTGTGAGGTTCAGGAGCCATAGAATGTTTTCTTGTGTTACAGGTGCCTAG